The genomic stretch GGGATATATTCGTCGTTCTTATTTTCAGCAACTAAACactaaattatgaataagTAAATAGAACGAGTTTGGTTCAACTTATGTGTTGACTATTGACAACATCTACAACCAACTTTACAATATCAAGAAACCatctttttaaaactaaaatgtacgagaaataatacttttttccAGCATTCCTTACCTTATACTTACGAAGTAAGTTGGGTTATACTGATGAAGGGGCAACGGAGACTTACCACGTGTTCACTACATTTGTGTACGTGTTCCCAATTATCGGCGGCATCCTTGCTGATAACTGGCTCGGAAAGTTCAGGTAAACTTGCTTGAGTTGTTATTAGAAATATTTGACGGTCCAAAGACTACGCTGCGAGCGCCCTTAAATTCTTGGAAGTTTTGACCACAGATACCTATGGCAACATTTCTAGTTAACCCGACCCAATATCATTGAGTTATCCTTTCTATTGATTTACAGCTATAAATCATGATAAACATGTGTAACCAAGTACATTTTATTccttactagcggtccgccccggcttcacccgtggtacatattcacgttttctctacataagaaccatcctcgaacttcaagaaatattataaaaaagaattaacgaaatcggttaagccgttctcaagttatgcgcttaccaacacattttgggattcatttttatattatagattaactACAATATACATTGAAATGTGTAATAACTTTCTTTATACGCTTCATTTTCCAGGATAATAAAGATTGCTATTTTTTAGGACTATTCTATATTTGATGTTTATATACGCAGCTGGCAATATATTAGTGGCTGTGACAGCGATTCCAGTGCTCAATTTACCTGCAAAGTAAGGGCTTTTGAATTCTAAAtcctacttaaataataactttggAAATATAGAGTCAGCCAGGATATGGCAAAATTAATGATTAAATTGAGTCTATAGTGTCAGAAACTTATTCGGATAAAGTTTTGTCTACAAGAAAGTTcctatgaatatttttgtattgctgTGCCTGGAGTGTCTTTTCTTCTCGTAAAATTTtctaactatttattattattagctcTACCTATTCAGTTTCATTCTTCTTCCTTGAGCAATTCTTTTATTTCCTGAAAATATTACGTGTCTTTAATGCCAACAATATAATTGACTTTTCAGTACATACACTCTCCTGGGCCTGTTTATGATAACCCTCGGTACGGGGGGCATAAAGCCATGCACTACTGCGTTTGGTGGTGAACAATTGCAATCGCCTGAACACCAGAAGTATCTAGCTATCTACTTCAGTATCTTATACTTTGTGTTGTGTGTGGGCAGTGTGATAGCGAAGATAGTGTCGCCAATATTGAGGTCGGAGGTGCAATGTTTTGGGGACAAAGACTGCTATTCACTCGCGTTTGGCGCTCCTGGGTTAGTCGTTCTACTGTCTATGGGTAAGTAAAGGATagattatacatttaataatgttaaacaaaaaaatgtgtgcgtgtagtgtacacacgtaagaagtgaaacttctttatgaccttatttttcaaaaaataattaactatgtgcaactttacaaaaatacgtcgaatcacgcgtggtagggataggAAAATGATGGCGCGTaatggaaaaatgtcacgcgtatcgaaaaaaagttacactaaaattttttccaaccctgatatagaagtttcacttcaaatatCTTAGTAATTGAATAGTTGAATTGATATAAGCAATACTTATTACGTTATTGACGAAGCACAAATCTTACAAATATATCaagaatattcataaaatgataaaaatcgCCTATATTTGGTCGGGATAAAAGATTTATAgtgaaaaattattgaattcgACGTGAATACGTTTACATTACATTCCAGTAGTTAATTTATTGTCCAATTTTCATACGATACGctggttaaatttaaatatacgaATTGCAAAAcagacattttataaatacttcgCTGAAAACTATTTTATCAAATGGTACTTTGTTGTATACGTATAGATACATTTCTTAGCCAAGTTCTGTAACATTTACCTCAACCACCAACATCTATGGTATCTACAGGGTGACTGGAAATTCGACGTGCTACTTCAAAGGGGATATACTTGAGGTCATTTGCAAAAAATCATAGCTCAATAACTATCCATTTTTGACCCCTGGTTAACTGGACTTAATTTGTTGCAAATGACCTCTAGTAGAACCCCTTTGAAGGATCACGTCGAATTTCCAGTCACCCTGTAGGTATATGAATGTGATGGTGATATGAATATTGATGAATATAGTGAAACTCATTATTACACCTAGATATGAACTGTCATATCGCTATTATTAGCTTCTTCTCTTTTGCATTCACAAGTGCCTTGATTGTTGTTATTAGTTCCGTATAAATTTACAAAGGTCGTTTATTTTCAGTTGTTTATTATTCCAATGCAAGTTGGTTTGAAATCACAAATAACATTATCATCGTTCAAACTTCAAATATTGCGTAAATTTAGAAATACTGAAGATTTATTACAGTATagataaagatttattattaaatatcatgTTTGAGcatttaatattgatatttactcaattattgtataaaaaattatcatgaCGTCATATCATTCGAAAATTTTCCTAGAAATTAACTAATGGAATTCAACCAATTTACCTGACgagaaacttctttatacataagtaatatgcatttaaaatattcaacataattctgaaaaaaaaggtaattaagcctgaataatgtttttgttttagttatttttgtgAGTGCACAGAGCAGATACGTGATAAACAAACCCAACGGGACTGTCCTGTTTGATTTTGTAAAGTGCATTTTTGTgagtatatttaataattattatagttttagtCTCATAATAACTATGAAATACTTTTAGTACCTAAAGTCTAATAATCGACTCtgaattaatctatactaacattataaagctgaagagtttgtttgtttgtttgaacgcgctagtctcaggaactactggtccgatttgcaaaattctttcggtgctagatagcccatttaccgAGGAAGGCATCACTCTGAGACCAACACGAGTAAAGCACTGCGgttaaaaccgcagggcacagctagagataaataaaattttaatattgatattttataatcgTAACATTTTACTAAATTGACATATTTCATCAGGCAGGTTTAAAGGCCACACTTATAAAAGGAaagatgaataaaaatgaTCATTGGTTGGACAGCGTGCAACACAAGTATGACAAGTCATTCATAAGGGATGTGAAGAAAACGTTATCTTTACTTAAGCTGTTTACTGTAATACCGATGTTTTGGGCTCTGTTAGATCAGATGGTAAGAATTTAATCCTGTCCAAGCTCTTATTTATTCTTCCGATTATAATTCTCAGCCATTAGATCgttaaaatacagaaaaagaAAACGTTTTCAATCGAAGAGCCTTCTTTTTAATCGGGACGTTCTTCGTGTGCATTGAAAAGCCCTTTTTGCgttaacatataatattttgtgagtACCTAAGAGTTTTGATAGGTTCCGTaggtttaataaattataataaaaaaccaaCTTGGGTAGTCTCAGAATCAgttatttatcttaaaaatacatGTTAATACTTTAagctaggtaggtacttattaacttataaatacttatattatttctaaatttttatttaaattacatattcttTCATTCGTTCAGgtggaaaataataaaagaaaatgagAATCCCGaacattttcttaattttgtttaattgataCGGTGAAATATTGACGTTGAACAATTTTACCATTGGTAAAGACTTAAAAATAGTGAAGTTTAATTAGGTACCTTTTCAATATAGGGTTCCAGATGGACATTACAAGCAACAAAGATGAACGGATCCCTGGGCTTCATTACGGTTAAGCCAGATCAGTTGCAAGTGATTGCACCCGTTTGCATTTTAATTCTTATCCCTTTGTCACAAAAGGTTAGTGTTCCGATTTCACTTCTATAATTGCGCAGTTATAagcatttctttttcttaaaacACAACGTTCCagaattatttgaatatttttttttattctatggTCGATGCACAGGTCGATGATTGTATGACGTATGTTGTCTATggtacctattatattttgtggcaTGCTTTTATTTCGTGCGGACAGCggaagtaattatttttattaatagaaataaaagagAAACAATGATTGCttttttagcttagattacaaaataaaagacagatggagcgttgccgaactaaaccgaataatttatcgtcattttcaataaagctatgtgtgctgtcattttgccactgcactgtacgtacacggtgcttctgtgtgcgtgtaatgttgccagatattgaaaaatttcccaaatttttccccgactacggaaaaaagagggttatgtttttcgagtttatgtatgtatgtataatatttctttgacacgccctgcagtataaaccgttggaccgattttgagttgtgaggtttcattgcaatgatctgaattattatgttagtggcggtagtgacgtaggctatatatatataaatgagaagtcaagttttaatttttatttaaattcttttattacataaagtacctgcctactaaagttatatatggacaaaataattgtattcaattttttattaaataaattacataaaaaaagtttcaatattaactataataattatattatttttttatttttcataatatatgaatgcgaatagcggtagtttttagtctagaatacgggacattttattttcatcatatccatcatggagttcacataaattaaatcgctagcgaaaacgactatgacgtttttaagctttataaaagtaacaaaataatgtattatgcttattaaaataatctaataattatcatgaacctttaatgcactatacaaataatcacattcacgatcgaaaaatccaacagcattaccctgaagatcttttaaccattttaccgttttaccaataaaaatggcaaattcattttcaaaatactggcaacatacgttgaagttttgtattccttcatatctgtaaaattattattcgtattaaagaaataaatcagctaaataatctacagaaaacctgtgaaacgatgttttatcttttttttttgttttcgggaacaaattttacagcgttttattatcacaagacggcatttttttactaaaattgcaaaccctttttgacgtattgcatgacactatatgcgctatagccaatatagcactggtgcagcgacgtatttgtttttgatttcgtattttctttgacaagggcgacgggcggttgtcatgctccatctgtactttattttgtaatctaagttttttagtttattcgattttcattttcatgtaataatttacaaggcatgtaaatacatattttaattttcaagagatgacaaaataaaatgaattaaccttttgttgttatttatttaacatcatTGGATTTATTAtacgataatataataaactaatatGTCTGTTTTTAGTACGTGTAtccatatttagaaaagcgtaatattttgaagaatcCATTACACAGGCTCACAGTTGGGGGGATATTGGCAGGGTTTGCGTTTATTGCTTCGGCCTTCGTCGAAATATATATAAAGGTAAGTTCTTATTAAAAGAAGCAAAAATgtcgaatattaattaattaaagtatttattaaactaattataaaataatcattgaacatttattaacaatatttacgATAAAATATCGTTATGTTAtgggtaattaattaaataatcacTACCTAAACcttaagatattttatattatatttttttaataaggtaGTCACACAcatctaaaaaaaatctcaattttCAGACAACATATCCAGAGTTGCCGCAAGCGGGATATTCACAAATTCGTATTTTCAATGGCAACCCTTGTTCTGTTTCAATTTATAACGAcgaacaaaacataatatacacgATTCCTTCTCTTTCACTCTACACAAATAAGCACATACCTGCGAGAGAGACAGAGAATCTGACGTTAACTTTAGGCGGGAATTGTATAGAACCGCGAAACGAAACATTTTGGCTAGAGGAAAATAATGCTGTTTCGTTTTATTTAACTGGTGATAAAGTGACGAGGCTTATGGATAATGTTGATAAGAGCAAATCGGGACTTCCTGTTGTTAGGTGAGATGACTTTCGTATTATgtcgttatttattttgtgtaatgtaactacctacctatgtaattttgaaaaaaataaattgagaaaatgaaaaatatacaatgttTTGATAAATGTATGGTTAAGGCATGTTTAAAGTATGACTGGCTTAAAACACACTAAAACCATAACAATTTGCTATGTCATTTTTTTCAGAATAAAAATCTACGTACTAAAGGTAGTCTGCGTAAAGCTGAAAAATAGACCAACTGAATCTTTAGACGGATTCTTTAATAATTTCCAGAATTTTCGGTGccgtaataataaattggatCGTGTAGCTAAATCTGTACAGCTTTGCGTCTGAAATTTAAAACACTACGTTAGGAAATTATTTCGAGTACATCCCAGTTTTTCTAGGAATTAGACTTTCCACGTGCTCGAGCAATTAATACGggttcgataattattttttgtcttGCCGGTGACGCGCAAATTTAACTTTTCCTGAGGaaacttttataattactGTTTGTAACtgattaaattatacaaacgTTTGGGTTTgactttgtatttattaaaaattcaagaGTTAATGGCAAATCAACTTTGTAGGAAGGGCATATTAGGTATGTGAATTAATCAACACCCTTTTCTGCTTTGCAATTAAACCTTCTGCTTGTCCAAATAAATACTCAAATAACTcataattaaactttatattacTCAAAGATAACATTCGCAATATAACACGAATTTTTTGTACTGAAaagttaaaatacaatttagggATAATTCGTATAATATGCACGTCGTATGTTTTTATAtcgtatacatatatttaaccCACATTGGGGTGAATTGAGGAAAATTTGTGTATAGAAAATGGTTAAGACGTTACGTAATGCTGTTTACATCGCTAATGTGGTTTTAAGCCTTTCTTATCCTTTTCGATTCCTTATTCGTAtcattcaaactcaaactcaaactcaaacatttatttattcaattaggcttcttcgagaagcacttttgaaacgtcaatacatatttttaacatttaccaccgattcggaaagcagtttctatggagaagaatcggcaagaaactccatggTTGCTCTTTATttctacattatttaaataacatatgGTAGAtgttttattacttatctgcaacaaaaaataacaaaattttttcTTGTGTCTATGAaccgtaataaataaaatatccaataatttcattcataactacgatatatatctatatgaatttttgttcaaatgtgtttaattttaatatcgatGAACAGGTTTTATTCCAAAATTAATGTCGGAATAATTTCTCCCAATAATTTAACCCGGTTCAAAGTTTCCcaataagtatattttctttattcctTCCTTCTTCCTTTCCTCCTGTTTTTGACTTGTAATTTCCGTGTACTTTatgtttatgtacctatagagAGAgtgataacttttttaataaaaatacaaaagtcAATACAAACTTGTAGCTACAATTAAGGCTacaatatttaacttttttttatataaaattccaTTACAATCTTGAATTCGAAATTACTTAAAGTaatcaatacaaaatacatataataaaaaatatattttaatcatagaAGATAACACTGTTTTCATTGgtgatttgaatatttacttatacacagtgtatttattataacgaaCACATACCTACtacaatttacatacaaaacggtaatttatacattaacaataattaattaaagacaTATTTTGTCAGTTCTTTTCCAATTGACTCTGTATTTCTTCCTTTAAGAAAAATCTACATATTCCAGGTTCTTCGTCTCAAAACAGGTAAATGCGTCAACCATATCGCTTTTCAATGAAAGGAGGAACGAAGTAGAGTGTCTTATTCATAGTGGTATATCAAAGCGAACTGAGGTTTTTGCGTCGGAGTACTCTTTGAGAGTGAATTCCGTCTCGAAGGACCTGAGTATGCTGAGCGGCGGTGTTTATGCGATCATGGTTGGAGATCATTATGTGAGTGAAGGAATATATGGTTAATTATGGGTGTTAGGTTGAATGTCTCGTGTTTTTTGCTTGATGTGTTTTTGTACTTTGCAAGGAATCTTGTGTTCTTTGATGGATAGATTAGTCGGGTGTTGTGCTGTGAATGTGGTGTTCTTGCTTGTAGCTGAATCGTTTTGTGTGCTTtgca from Colias croceus chromosome 9, ilColCroc2.1 encodes the following:
- the LOC123694604 gene encoding peptide transporter family 1-like isoform X1, producing MEKIDNVQTQVKDRFPRIVFFIILTEFCERFSFSGMKAFLTLYLRSKLGYTDEGATETYHVFTTFVYVFPIIGGILADNWLGKFRTILYLMFIYAAGNILVAVTAIPVLNLPANTYTLLGLFMITLGTGGIKPCTTAFGGEQLQSPEHQKYLAIYFSILYFVLCVGSVIAKIVSPILRSEVQCFGDKDCYSLAFGAPGLVVLLSMVIFVSAQSRYVINKPNGTVLFDFVKCIFAGLKATLIKGKMNKNDHWLDSVQHKYDKSFIRDVKKTLSLLKLFTVIPMFWALLDQMGSRWTLQATKMNGSLGFITVKPDQLQVIAPVCILILIPLSQKYVYPYLEKRNILKNPLHRLTVGGILAGFAFIASAFVEIYIKTTYPELPQAGYSQIRIFNGNPCSVSIYNDEQNIIYTIPSLSLYTNKHIPARETENLTLTLGGNCIEPRNETFWLEENNAVSFYLTGDKVTRLMDNVDKSKSGLPVVRFFVSKQVNASTISLFNERRNEVECLIHSGISKRTEVFASEYSLRVNSVSKDLSMLSGGVYAIMVGDHYETSINIITEPNSITMAWLLPQFIIISVAEVLFAITGNAFSFKESPDSMKAVMTAFFLLTEAFGNVIIIVITRVFVNYTQETQSFIYSGLMFASIAVLYYMSRSYKIKEEKTEKSRSNSEVLYQRVKQVEDVL
- the LOC123694604 gene encoding peptide transporter family 1-like isoform X2, translated to MFIYAAGNILVAVTAIPVLNLPANTYTLLGLFMITLGTGGIKPCTTAFGGEQLQSPEHQKYLAIYFSILYFVLCVGSVIAKIVSPILRSEVQCFGDKDCYSLAFGAPGLVVLLSMVIFVSAQSRYVINKPNGTVLFDFVKCIFAGLKATLIKGKMNKNDHWLDSVQHKYDKSFIRDVKKTLSLLKLFTVIPMFWALLDQMGSRWTLQATKMNGSLGFITVKPDQLQVIAPVCILILIPLSQKYVYPYLEKRNILKNPLHRLTVGGILAGFAFIASAFVEIYIKTTYPELPQAGYSQIRIFNGNPCSVSIYNDEQNIIYTIPSLSLYTNKHIPARETENLTLTLGGNCIEPRNETFWLEENNAVSFYLTGDKVTRLMDNVDKSKSGLPVVRFFVSKQVNASTISLFNERRNEVECLIHSGISKRTEVFASEYSLRVNSVSKDLSMLSGGVYAIMVGDHYETSINIITEPNSITMAWLLPQFIIISVAEVLFAITGNAFSFKESPDSMKAVMTAFFLLTEAFGNVIIIVITRVFVNYTQETQSFIYSGLMFASIAVLYYMSRSYKIKEEKTEKSRSNSEVLYQRVKQVEDVL